One region of Bdellovibrio bacteriovorus genomic DNA includes:
- a CDS encoding TetR/AcrR family transcriptional regulator, giving the protein MTQSIEKEKAKKTKIIVKAPTQERSRQTVATILDACSRLLISEGFYSITTDKIAKEAGVSIGSLYQFFGNKESVVQAVVKNIVEEDKRIISEKMRAISPLPPEQRVKAMIELAVETIRRNSELRAKLTTIQYYVAEASYMSESIRFFQEVVRYNLPQIPGRDMEKVSYLVVNAFIGLVNTMSIDRPEAIHDAGIVQEITQMFFKYLDMEPTTTATASVGARAKGDFI; this is encoded by the coding sequence ATGACTCAATCTATTGAGAAAGAAAAAGCAAAGAAAACTAAGATCATCGTGAAAGCTCCGACACAAGAACGTTCAAGGCAAACTGTAGCCACGATCTTAGATGCTTGTTCTCGTCTTCTTATTTCAGAAGGCTTCTACTCTATTACTACAGACAAAATCGCGAAAGAAGCCGGCGTCAGTATCGGGTCTCTTTACCAATTCTTCGGAAACAAAGAATCCGTCGTTCAAGCTGTGGTCAAAAATATCGTGGAAGAAGATAAACGCATTATCAGCGAAAAAATGCGTGCGATTTCTCCATTGCCACCTGAACAGCGTGTAAAAGCGATGATTGAACTGGCTGTTGAAACAATCCGCCGCAACTCTGAGCTTCGCGCGAAACTGACAACGATCCAATATTATGTTGCTGAGGCATCTTATATGTCCGAGTCGATCCGATTCTTCCAGGAAGTTGTTCGTTACAACCTTCCGCAGATCCCGGGTCGCGACATGGAAAAAGTGTCTTACCTCGTAGTGAATGCTTTCATCGGCTTGGTGAATACAATGTCTATCGATAGACCAGAAGCTATTCATGATGCAGGCATCGTGCAAGAAATCACGCAAATGTTCTTCAAATATCTAGATATGGAACCTACTACCACAGCAACAGCCTCCGTAGGCGCGCGTGCTAAAGGCGACTTTATCTAA